The DNA region GTCTTTCTGGGCAAGGAGTTGATCCATAACCGCGACTACTCCGAAGACACCGCCCGGCTCATCGACGCCGAGGTGCGCCGTTTCGTCGACGAGGCGCACGAGAAGACCCGCACGCTCCTCGGGGAGAACGCCGAGGTCATGCACAGGATCGCGGCCGCGCTGCTCGAACGCGAGACCATCACCGGCGCGGACATCGACCTGCTCATGGAGGGCAAGGAATTGCCGCCCATGCCCAAAAACGGCGGCTCCGGCACAGGGCCGCAGTCGGGCGGGGGAGCCGAAGGTCCGGCCGCTCCCGAGAAGGAGGCTTCCTCCAAGGAACCTTCGAGCTTTAAGGACCATTTGGATGCCACGGAAGCGAAAGACGAGGACGCCGCGCCGTCCGAACCCAAACCTCGCCGTTCGGCTGGAACGCTTGGCAGCGCCCTGGCCCACGACAAGGAACCCGGCGAGTCGTCCGCCGGGGAATCCGGGCAGGAGTCCGAGGGTACACAACCTTCCGGCGGGGGGACCAAAGACGCGGACAAGGACGAATTCACCTGGTCCGACAAAGACGACGACAAGAAGGTTCACTAGGGACGTGCTGGCATGACCGTTTCCGTCACCTGGACGCTTTCGGGGGGCAGGGTTCTCGGACCCGCCCCCTTTGTCGTGTGCGCGATCCTCAATGTGACGCCCGATTCGTTCTACGATGGCGGGCGGCACGCCGGAGTCGAGGCCGCCGTGGCGCACGGCAGGCGGCTTGTCGCCGAGGGCGCGGATGTGCTCGACGTGGGCGGCGAGTCCACCAGGCCAGGGGCCGAGTCCGTTGACGCGGGCGATGAGCTTGCCCGTGTTCTGCCGGTCGTGCGGGCGCTTTCGTCCGCAGCGCCCGTGTCTATCGACACTACCAAGGCGAGCGTGGCCGCCGCGTGCCTCGCGGCAGGAGCGGCCATCGTCAATGACGTCTCGGCCTGCCGCTTCGATCCCGCGCTCATGGACGTTCTGGCCCAGGAGAAGCCCGGTTATGTGCTCATGCATGCGCAGGGCGAACCGCGCACCATGCAGATCGATCCGCGCTACGTGGACGTCGTGGACGATATCAGGGCCTTTTTCGAGGAGCGCCTCGCACAATTGACGCGCGCCGGGTTGCCCGAGGACCGCATCGTGCTCGATCCGGGCATCGGCTTTGGCAAGACCCTGGAGCACAACCTGTCCATCTTTCGCCGCGTCGAGGAGTTCATGAGCCTTGGGCGGCCGATCTACATGGGGCTGTCCAACAAGAGCTGGCTCGGCAAGCTTTTGGGCCTTGAGCCCGATGCACGGCAGGAGGCCACGCGCATCGCCAGCGCGCTTTTGCAAGCGCGCGGCGTGCGCATCCATCGGCTGCATGAGGTCGCCCCGGCCGTTACGGCCCTGCGCCTCGCCGAGGCCATGAAGGCTCGGGCGTGAAGTCTAGTTTCCCAGTCCCGTCAGGGCGTCGAGGACGCTGAAGACCGCACCGGGGCTGACGTTCACGCCAGCCTTGACCGACATCTTGGTCGAGGTGGTGGTCGTGGTCGTCGAGGTGCCGCTCTCGGTCTGCGTGGTGCTGGTGTGGGTGTGGCTTGAGCCGGACGAACCGAGGTCCCAGCTTTTGCCCGCGCTGGGCCAGGAGAGCTGCCCGAGCGCCCGGAGCGTCTCGCGGCTGGTGAGCTCGTCGGCTCCGGGATCGGCGGAGCCGCCGCTTTCGGGCACGCTCAACGTCCATTCGCCCTTGCCCGCCCGGTAGGCGCGGTAATGCTTGGTGGACGTATGGCCCTGCTGCCGTGCGCCGAGCGTGAACCAGCGGGTGATGTTGCCCGACTCGTCCTGCGTGGCGTCCTCGGGCACCATGGAGAAAGATGTGCCGGTTTCGGAGTTGGTCCAGGTCTTGGTCTCGCCGGTTGGGCAAAGCTCAAGGGCGTTCTCCAGCATCTGCTGGTCGCTCACGCTCATGACGTCCAGAGGCGAGAACGGGGAGGCCAGAGCCTCGTCCGCCTGCGCGGGGGAATGCTGGGCCGGGAAGCCGCCCGTGGGCGTCAGACGCAGGCTGACAGTGGAGGGGGTGAGCACGTAGGCCTCGCCGGTTTCCTCCTGGCTGTTGAGGGACATGACCCCGGCATTGGCTCCCATCCAGGCGTTGTTGAAGAATTTTCCGGATTGGGCCCCCTGGTTAATGGCGTTCACCAGTACCTTGCCGGTCTGGTACTGGCGCTTGATGACCACGTCCTGTTGCCGGTAGCCATCCTTGGTCAGGGTCAGGATGTGGTCCTGGTTGCGTTCCAGGCTCACTTGGCACGGCGTGGTTCCGGCCGGCTTTCCGTTGACCATGACCTCGGCCCCGACGGGGTCCGTGGAGACGGGAACCGTTTGCATGGCGACCTTGGGCGCGCAACTGGTGAGCAGCAGCACGCCGAGGATTAGGACGGCGTGTTTGAACATTGGACCCTCCCTCCGCAGTTTATTGGAGCACATGGCGCTTACGCGCGGAGAATCTGTAGCATTATGCTGGATTCATTACCAGAAATGAATTCGGAGCTTGCCCTGGCTTTCCCGGCAGGAAAACGGGGTGATCGTTGGGCATTGGGACGGATAGCTTTCATGCCGTAGAATGGCGGTTGTCCTGTTCGGGGAAATCCGGATTCGTTCAGTCGCGTTCACGACTGTTCTTGCTTTCGAGGTCCCGACGCGCTAGATTTATTAATACCGCGCGGGCGGCGGGACGACATTCCGAAAGGCCTATGCGCCGCGCCCCAATCAAGCGGAGAGGGCTTTTTCCCCCGCATGTTCGACACCACGCAATTCGCTTGGCGAGAACTTCTCGACATCGGCCTCGTGGCCATCATCTACTATCGTCTTATCCTGCTCCTGAAAGGCACGCGGGCGGTGCCGGTGATCTACGGCCTGATCCTGGTGCTCGCCCTGTACTGGGTCTCGGCCGAGGCCGGGCTCTACACGCTCAACTGGTTTCTCGCCAACTTCCTGGGTTCCATCTTCCTGGTCATCATCATCCTGTTTCAGGCCGACATCAGGAAGGCCCTCTCGAACATCGGCGAATTGCGTTTCTGGTTCACCAAGAAGGTCGCCGAAGAGACCCTGGC from Alkalidesulfovibrio alkalitolerans DSM 16529 includes:
- the folP gene encoding dihydropteroate synthase; the protein is MTVSVTWTLSGGRVLGPAPFVVCAILNVTPDSFYDGGRHAGVEAAVAHGRRLVAEGADVLDVGGESTRPGAESVDAGDELARVLPVVRALSSAAPVSIDTTKASVAAACLAAGAAIVNDVSACRFDPALMDVLAQEKPGYVLMHAQGEPRTMQIDPRYVDVVDDIRAFFEERLAQLTRAGLPEDRIVLDPGIGFGKTLEHNLSIFRRVEEFMSLGRPIYMGLSNKSWLGKLLGLEPDARQEATRIASALLQARGVRIHRLHEVAPAVTALRLAEAMKARA
- a CDS encoding PEGA domain-containing protein; the protein is MFKHAVLILGVLLLTSCAPKVAMQTVPVSTDPVGAEVMVNGKPAGTTPCQVSLERNQDHILTLTKDGYRQQDVVIKRQYQTGKVLVNAINQGAQSGKFFNNAWMGANAGVMSLNSQEETGEAYVLTPSTVSLRLTPTGGFPAQHSPAQADEALASPFSPLDVMSVSDQQMLENALELCPTGETKTWTNSETGTSFSMVPEDATQDESGNITRWFTLGARQQGHTSTKHYRAYRAGKGEWTLSVPESGGSADPGADELTSRETLRALGQLSWPSAGKSWDLGSSGSSHTHTSTTQTESGTSTTTTTTSTKMSVKAGVNVSPGAVFSVLDALTGLGN